One Bosea sp. 124 genomic window, TCTGGTGCGCCATCTCCAGCCTGACGCCCTCGACCATGGTCAGCGCCGTGGCATAGGGCATGTGGACGTGCAGCACGGCGACGTGGCGCGGATTGGCCTTGTGGGCGGCGACATGGATGTTGCGGGCGGTGGCCTCGACCTCGCCCTCCCCTTCCAGAACCTGGCCGCGATCGTCGATCAGCAGCAGGTCGGACGGCTTCATCTCCGACCAGTGCACACCATAGGGGTTGATCAGGTAGCGCGGCTTGCCATCAGGGCCGTCCGGCAGCGCCACGGAGAAGTGGTTGCAGATGCCCTCGTTCAGCTCGAATTTCGCGGCGAGGCGGAGAGCGGCGGCGAGATCGCGGCGCTGGCTGGTGATGCTGGGCTGGGTCATGAAGAACGGCGCTCGCGGGTCGAGGGATGGAGCACAAAGC contains:
- a CDS encoding aldolase, with the protein product MTQPSITSQRRDLAAALRLAAKFELNEGICNHFSVALPDGPDGKPRYLINPYGVHWSEMKPSDLLLIDDRGQVLEGEGEVEATARNIHVAAHKANPRHVAVLHVHMPYATALTMVEGVRLEMAHQTACRFHGRTLYVDHFGGLALDESEGEAIVAASKGKTDGGADIVFLAHHGVTIGGPSVAVAFDDLYFLERACRQQVLAMSTGKPLKLIPAPEIEATAREWRQVLVHQSEMHFAALKRIEGV